TTTACGAATTAGAAATGCTAAGAAACCAGATTCGACTATTGTTATTCCCGAAGCTAAACTTAAAGAGTGGATACAAATCTTTGAGCCCCCTTCGCCAGAGGAGCTTGAGTAATAATTGAAAATATAGTATATGGGGGCGATTGTTCTATATGGACGATCGCTTTTTCACTAACGTAGCTTTTTAGATTAAGATAGAATGGCTTCAAATGATACCTTAGCCTCAAAAGGTAATACTGTTTTGTTACTGAATAAAGGAATAGGATTATCTTTGTTAAGTTTGATCTTAGTTAAACACCTATGAAACTTGTAATGATGGGCTTTTTGACGAAAAGTTTTATCCTTGACAATTCACGCTATTATGTATTACTATATACCAGTAATAAGTATTACTTAATATCAGTAACACACAATACCTGTAATACAGAGTACTGAAAAAAGCAAAATACAAATGGAGGTAAAAATGAGCAATTTTAGAGAAATGATGAAAGGGGTGCTGGAGGGGTGTGTGCTTGAGATCATCAGCCGTGGCGAAACTTACGGTTATGAAATCACTCAACAGCTGCGAGAACTTGGCTTCACGGATGTGGTTGAAGGCACAGTTTATACGATTACCATGCGGCTTGAGAAAAACAATCTGGTGGATATCGAGAAAAAGCCATCCACTATGGGACCACCGAGAAAATTTTACACACTCAACGCAGCAGGCCAAGAGCACCTTGAAATATTTTGGGGGAAATGGGAATTTGTCTCAAGTAAAATTAACGAACTAAAAAAGGAAAAGGAGAAATGATATGAGTATTTTTGAGAAAATTATCGGTAGTCTGAATGACAAGCGGGAATGGAAAGCGATGGAGGCGCGTGCGAAGGCACTTCCAAGTGATTATTACAATGCTTACAAAGCGATCCAAAAGTATATGTGGACCACTGGTGGTCCTTCTGACTGGAAGGACATAAGCCGTATCTTTGGCGGCATTCTCGATCTCTTCGAGGAAGGTGCAGCGGAAGGTAAGAAAGTTACTGACCTCACAGGTGAGGATGTGGCCGCTTTTTGCGACGATCTATTGAAAGACGAGAAAACCTGGAAAGACAAGTATCGCGAGAAATTGAACGATTCGATTCGTCGGGAGCTAAGCTAAATCCCTGGGGTTTTGTATGGCAGCTTTCACTGCCTTAAAAATATCGTTCGAGTTGCTTTATACTAGTACCATTACCGATTTCGATTGTGAAGATTTGAAAGATAATATCATGAAGCGTTGGAAAAAACGAAAATTTGATAATTGATATAGACTGAATAGCGGGTTATGAAAGAGAATGGCCGCCATTACTATTCAGTTTTATTTTTAATTCGGTAGTAAGTTATACAGAATATCAGTAATGCTAAGTAGAGAGCTATTGGAAATCTAGCTCCGCAAGGCACTCGACCGGATGATTACTCCGCTTAGACGAGCAAGTATCAATAAAATCATTCATCCGCATCAATTGAGGCATAGCTGTGCTAACCAACCATTTGATGGCTCATATCTACTTGAAAATTTCTATATTTCGACAGCCGCTTTCGACACTTATTTCCTCTTTTCCGGGAGTATAATATTTCCATGCCAACTAAGGGAAGTAATGGAGGAAAGAGAATGCAGCTAAGAAAAATCGCGTTTGTATTGGGGATTTTGGGATTGAGTTTATGTTTTATGGTAAAGCCGGCGGAGGCCGCACAGAACGAAGCAATTATTATTAACAAAAGTAACAACCAACTGGCTTTTTATGAAAAAGGTACACTTGTGAAAGTATTACCTGTAGCCACGGGAAGAACGAAAAGTTTAACGCCGGAAGGGAAATTTTCTCTAGTGAATAAGGTTAAAAACAGGCCATGGTATAAAGGAAATATCTCAGGTGGTGATCCACGGAATCCATTAGGTGCAAGATGGCTCGGGCTCAAAGTACCGGGAGACTGGGGACATACTTCAGGAAATATTTATGGAGTACATGGAACCAATAACCCGTCCTCGATTGGAACTTACGCGTCCAACGGCTGTATTCGAATGTATAATAAAGATGTCATCTGGCTGTATGACCGGGCGGATCATAACATTCCGGTCTATATTACAAGCGCTTCCTCATCATTCCCGGCGTTAGCACAAAAATTTGGGGTTGCCAAAGCCCAAAAAGCAGTCGCAGGATATGAAACCTTTAACGTCAACTTAAGGTATGGCAGTAAAGGAGATGCAGTGAAAATTCTACAGAGAAAACTCAGCATTACGGCTGATGGGTCCTTTGGGCCGCAGACCTTAAGCGCTGTAAAGAAGTTTCAAAAGTCAAAAGGGTTAGTGGCTGATGGTATTGTAGGGCCTAAAACAAGGAAAGCATTATTCAGTAAATAATCAAAGGAATCCAAAAAATAGAACCTGGGAAAGCTCTCCCTGAACGATACCCCGAATGAAGGACATATTTAAAAAAAATGTCTATATTCGGGGTTATGTGTGTTCAAGAACTCGAATATCCCTTTATAATCTTGAAATCTAGTCCATGAATCGGGGCGAATATCCAATAAAGGGTAGTCGCTTTTATTCGAGCTTTACTTACCAATCCTTGCTAAACTGAAATAATCAAAGCTGCAAAGATAAAGAGGGCTATAATGCAGCTAAGACTCATGATCTGTAATAAAATAGGTTCCATTATAAAAAGCTGCCCAAATGTGAGCAGCTAAATATGCAAGACAGAAGATTCTATATGGAAATAATTTAGTTATGTACTTGAAGTTTGTTTCCATTCGGGTCATAAAAGTAAAAAAACTGATGCCCTTCATCTTCCTCTATGGATTCTACTTTTACATCTTG
This window of the Halobacillus sp. Marseille-Q1614 genome carries:
- a CDS encoding DUF1048 domain-containing protein, which produces MSIFEKIIGSLNDKREWKAMEARAKALPSDYYNAYKAIQKYMWTTGGPSDWKDISRIFGGILDLFEEGAAEGKKVTDLTGEDVAAFCDDLLKDEKTWKDKYREKLNDSIRRELS
- a CDS encoding L,D-transpeptidase family protein, coding for MQLRKIAFVLGILGLSLCFMVKPAEAAQNEAIIINKSNNQLAFYEKGTLVKVLPVATGRTKSLTPEGKFSLVNKVKNRPWYKGNISGGDPRNPLGARWLGLKVPGDWGHTSGNIYGVHGTNNPSSIGTYASNGCIRMYNKDVIWLYDRADHNIPVYITSASSSFPALAQKFGVAKAQKAVAGYETFNVNLRYGSKGDAVKILQRKLSITADGSFGPQTLSAVKKFQKSKGLVADGIVGPKTRKALFSK
- a CDS encoding PadR family transcriptional regulator, with product MSNFREMMKGVLEGCVLEIISRGETYGYEITQQLRELGFTDVVEGTVYTITMRLEKNNLVDIEKKPSTMGPPRKFYTLNAAGQEHLEIFWGKWEFVSSKINELKKEKEK